A single genomic interval of Oryza sativa Japonica Group chromosome 7, ASM3414082v1 harbors:
- the LOC4342738 gene encoding alpha-amylase/trypsin inhibitor, with amino-acid sequence MASKNLLLSAAVLLSVLAIAAAAATASAATTSCQPGMAIPHDPLRGCRRYVLRRACGLAAGGRLYDWSLKERCCQELAAVPAYCRCAALAYFMDGASEGRLLEDLPGCPRETQRGLAAMLTTPGECNLETIHGGPYCLELTDREMPKY; translated from the coding sequence ATGGCATCCAAGAACCTCCTCCTCTCGGCCGCCGTGCTTCTGTCCGtgctcgccatcgccgcggcggcggctacggccAGCGCGGCGACGACGTCCTGCCAGCCGGGCATGGCGATCCCGCACGACCCGCTCCGCGGCTGCCGCCGGTACGTGCTCCGGCGCGCgtgcggcctcgccgccggcgggcggCTGTACGACTGGTCGCTGAAGGAGCGTTGCTGccaggagctcgccgccgtgccggcctACTGCCGGTGCGCCGCGCTGGCCTACTTCATGGACGGCGCGTCCGAGGGCCGCCTCCTGGAGGACCTCCCCGGATGCCCGAGGGAGACGCAGAGGGGTCTCGCCGCCATGCTCACCACGCCCGGCGAGTGCAACCTCGAGACCATCCATGGCGGACCGTACTGCCTCGAGCTCACCGACAGGGAGATGCCCAAATATTGA
- the LOC4342740 gene encoding uncharacterized protein, producing the protein MSDTHGTGAPTSCTPSSHDYTKPALVVVVVVMATVSGAMSVVGVERLIRGRFTLFSMVRFLLRSTFVLILPLLSSMSRDTVHRPSVLFVLLWMLLVELMRKKVSSMARSSGADGGAFSRATGGRFRLMGHCDEATKLAWIGWLIFQNTYYSDSKCGDHKVLAMFAVLWSLVVAKLLQRVFNEWKAQESLTAAGNTHLIAGYMQLVVDKEATAAAAAAAAAGTALARCKYVVMGEEKLVVHAVKKKKHDVVTTTITTPHCGYGVGTYPQHQSEQKHVNLLVDMAKCDEVVTVQKIKRKIKLPRWWCCCCFTVTGSRFTDYIYQLCFSFALFKLLRRRFEHYPMVEAGSQTSRQLLLEELLVGGAKKTFRVMRQELDFLDSYYDAGSPVAMSSPWLFIVNYFFSLVFVSTYLAAIIVVLVDVEYNMGTFKSHLPSPGLYIAVSILLVVTLVAVEFTDLLTNYILSNWFMVHLFCLQAGDGGGRVWRWVCKPAIWMFIAGRFLLFYSFQCMLRLSCRGVNVDKIKLKQVSILRVCEPVHKVLTWSPQVKLATEGQTAIVNFLEDVVRDSLKDDGNVAIVSMPKLSGLQPKKGVDDTATQVVLACHLATELLEMKHVVMVDKEAKKEKKKMKREDRRAHDLHRGVATALSRYCMYLVARSPELLPDNERWVADRYGDMRAFLDEAASRRRRRCCCCLRRRLWKCGCWRTFLMDDMVVDAAADPAAQAGVALFRKLHARTTTTEGGAVVVSAWKELADFWVRMVVYLAPSSDVEGHAMALADNGGDLITYLWAFCTHAGIIRDPNPSDKSLV; encoded by the exons ATGAGTGATACACATGGGACTGGCGCGCCGACGTCGTGCACGCCGAGCTCGCACGATTATACGAAGCcggcgctggtggtggtggtggtggtgatggccacCGTCTCCGGCGCCATGTCGGTGGTGGGCGTGGAGCGGCTGATCCGCGGCCGGTTCACGCTCTTCTCCATGGTGCGCTTCCTCCTCCGCTCCACCTTCGTCCTCATCCTCCCGCTCCTCTCCTCCATGTCGCGGGACACCGTGCACCGCCCCAGCGTCCTCTTCGTCCTCCTCTGGATGCTCCTCGTCGAGCTCATGCGCAAGAAGGTGTCGTCCATGGCGCGCTCGTcgggcgccgacggcggcgccttCTCCAGGGCCACCGGCGGCCGGTTCAGGCTCATGGGCCACTGCGACGAGGCCACCAAGCTCGCCTGGATCGGCTGGCTCATCTTCCAGAACACCTACTACTCCGACTCCAAGTGCGGCGACCACAAGGTGCTCGCCATGTTCGCCGTGCTCTGGTCCCTCGTCGTCGCCAAGCTTCTGCAGAGGGTGTTCAACGAGTGGAAGGCCCAGGAGTcgctcaccgccgccggcaACACTCACCTCATCGCCGGCTACATGCAGCTCGTCGTCGACAAGgaggcgaccgccgccgccgccgccgccgccgccgccggcaccgcctTGGCACGCTGCAAGTACGTGGTGATGGGTGAGGAGAAGCTCGTCGTGCACGCTgtaaagaagaagaagcacgatgtggtcaccaccaccatcaccaccccTCACTGCGGCTACGGCGTGGGGACGTATCCCCAACACCAGAGCGAGCAGAAGCACGTGAACCTCCTCGTCGACATGGCCAAGTGCGACGAGGTCGTCACCGTGCAGAAGATCAAGAGAAAGATAAAGCTGCCAcggtggtggtgctgctgctgcttcaccGTCACCGGCAGCCGGTTCACCGACTACATATACCAGCTGTGCTTCTCCTTCGCCCTCTTCaagctgctccgccgccgcttcgagcACTACCCGATGGTGGAGGCCGGGTCACAGACGTCGAggcagctgctgctggaggagctcctcgtcggcgggGCCAAGAAGACGTTCCGGGTGATGCGCCAGGAGCTCGACTTCCTCGACAGCTACTACGACGCCGGCTCACCCGTCGCCATGTCGTCGCCATGGCTGTTCATCGTCAACTACTTCTTCTCCCTCGTCTTCGTCTCCACCTACCTCGCCgccatcatcgtcgtcctcgtcgacgtcgagTATAACATGGGCACGTTCAAAAGTCATCTCCCAAGCCCAGGGCTCTACATCGCCGTCTCCATCCTGCTCGTCGTCAccctcgtcgccgtcgagtTCACGGATCTCCTCACCAACTACATCCTCTCCAACTGGTTCATGGTGCACCTCTTCTGCCTGcaagccggcgacggcggcggccgggtctGGAGGTGGGTCTGCAAGCCGGCGATCTGGATGTTCATCGCCGGCCGCTTCCTGCTCTTCTACTCGTTCCAGTGCATGCTGCGGCTGAGTTGCAGGGGCGTCAATGTCGACAAGATCAAGCTCAAGCAGGTGTCCATCCTGCGGGTTTGCGAGCCGGTCCACAAGGTCTTGACGTGGTCGCCTCAGGTGAAGCTGGCCACGGAAGGCCAGACGGCCATCGTCAACTTCTTGGAGGACGTTGTCCGTGACAGTCTCAAAGACGATGGCAACGTGGCCATTGTCAGCATGCCCAAG TTAAGCGGCCTTCAACCTAAGAAAGGTGTTGATGACACTGCTACACAAGTCGTCCTGGCGTGTCACCTCGCCACGGAGCTCTTGGAGATGAAGCATGTCGTCATGGTGGACAAGGAGgcgaagaaggagaagaagaagatgaagagggAGGATCGGAGAGCCCACGACCTGCACCGGGGCGTCGCGACGGCGCTGTCGCGGTACTGCATGTACCTGGTGGCGCGGTCGCCGGAGCTGCTGCCGGACAACGAGAGGTGGGTGGCCGACAGGTACGGCGACATGAGGGCCTTCCTCGACGAGgcggcgtcgcgccgccgccgccgctgctgctgctgcctgcgccgccgcctctggaAGTGCGGGTGCTGGCGAACCTTCCTGATGGACGACATGGTGGTCGACGCCGCGGCGGACCCGGCGGCGCAGGCCGGCGTGGCGTTGTTCCGGAAGCTGCAtgcgcggacgacgacgacggagggcggcgcggtggtggtcTCCGCGTGGAAGGAGCTCGCCGACTTCTGGGTCCGCATGGTCGTCTACCTCGCGCCGTCCAGCGACGTCGAGGGCCACGCCATGGCGCTcgccgacaacggcggcgaccTCATCACCTACCTCTGGGCCTTCTGCACGCACGCCGGCATCATCCGCGACCCAAACCCAAGTGACAAGTCGCTGGTGTAG
- the LOC4342741 gene encoding eukaryotic translation initiation factor 3 subunit E — protein sequence MAEHDLTARMAGQMDCHLVFPLLEFLQERALYANKEILEAKLRLLSGTNMVDYAMDIHKSLHDTDEVPDDMVRRRTDVVSRLRALDEATAPIVSFLQNQQLVQELRPDKQYNLHMLQDRFQIGPEQIETLYQFAKFQFDCGNYSDAAVYLYQYRALCTNSERSLSALWGKLAAEILMQNWDVALDELNRLKEIIDSKNFSSPLNQLQNRIWLMHWSIFIFFNHENGRNGIIDLFFQDRYLNAIQTNAPHLLRYLATAVVVNKRRRNMLKELIKVIQQEQHSYKDPITEFLECLYVNYDFDGAQQKLIECEQVILNDPFLGKRIEEGNFVTVPLRDEFLENARLFIFETYCRIHRCIDIGMLSQKLNMSYDEAELWIMNLVRNSKLDAKIDSVSGTLIMTTNHVNIHEQVIESLKNLNMRTFLLAKNIVEPAQAAQQAAR from the exons atggcggagcaCGACCTGACGGCGCGGATGGCGGGGCAGATGGACTGCCACCTGGTGTTCCCGCTGCTGGAGTTCCTGCAGGAGCGTGCGCTGTACGCGAACAAGGAGATCCTGGAGGCGAAGCTCCGCCTCCTCAGCGGGACCAACATGGTGGACTACGCCATGGACATCCACAAGTCCCTCCACGACACCGACGAGGTCCCCGACGACATGGTCAGGCGCCGCACCGACGTCGTCTCCAGGCTCAGGGCGCTCGACGAGGCCACCGCCCccatcgtctccttcctccagaACCAGCAGCTCGTCCAGGAGCTCAGGCCAGACAAGCAGTACAACCTCCACATGCTCCAGGACCGCTTCCAG ATTGGTCCTGAGCAGATTGAGACTCTGTATCAGTTTGCCAAGTTTCAGTTTGACTGCGGTAATTACTCAGATGCTGCTGTCTACTTGTATCAATACCGTGCTTTGTGCACGAACAGCGAGAGGAGCTTGAGTGCCCTGTGGGGAAAGCTGGCAGCCGAGATTTTGATGCAGAACTGGGATGTTGCACTGGATGAGCTCAACCGTTTGAAGGAGATTATTGATTCAAAG AACTTCTCATCACCACTAAATCAGCTCCAGAATAGGATATGGCTGATGCATTGGAGTATTTTTATCTTCTTTAACCATGAAAACGGCAGAAATGGGATCATCGATCTGTTCTTCCAGGATAG GTACTTGAACGCAATCCAGACAAATGCACCCCATCTTCTGAGATACCTTGCTACAGCAGTTGTCGTGAACAAAAGGAGAAGGAACATGCTTAAAGAGTTGATTAAAGTCATTCAGCAGGAGCAGCACAGCTACAAGGATCCCATCACTGAATTCTTGGAATGCTTGTATGTTAACTATGATTTTGATGGTGCACAACAGAAACTCATAGAGTGTGAGCAG GTCATATTGAATGATCCTTTCCTTGGAAAGCGCATTGAGGAAGGGAATTTTGTCACTGTTCCTTTGAGAGATGAATTCCTTGAAAATGCTCGTCTGTTTATCTTTGAAACTTACTGCCGTATTCATCGGTGCATTGATATTGG CATGCTTTCTCAGAAGCTGAACATGAGCTACGATGAGGCAGAATTGTGGATTATGAACTTAGTTAGGAATTCAAAGCTCGACGCCAAGATTGATTCAGTGTCTGGAACTCTTATCATGACGACCAATCATGTTAACAT CCATGAGCAGGTTATCGAAAGCTTAAAGAATCTTAACATGCGGACTTTCCTGCTAGCAAAGAACATTGTGGAGCCGGCTCAAGCAGCACAACAGGCAGCTCGGTGA
- the LOC107281580 gene encoding transcription factor MYB119: MAAAGNSFLNQELVKVADGVSDWHLPSSSHGGTCHTNTRGAPITVGVPDLGCPVSSIGMATSSSLMPKEGLTTASYNSVVAFPVGATMVPQQQQTQAAGSNDNPGLVKGGWTREEDEVLRQMVRHHGDRKWAEIAKSLPGRVGKQCRERWTNHLHPDIKKDIWTEEEDRMLIEAHQTYGNSWSAIAKQLPGRSENTIKNHWNATKRSLNSKRRLRKKNSEQTVPGQPSLLESYIRSCQHMLPSETVPPPPAPFDISRYGNSGVIGASPTLPVVQEPGTSTPPGLVMFLDLLNQAIPHPPQPETMDLFNMTPEVSHLNTSGYCLQLDAGGNLYYGRLPAPAPVQPHGISTQELQDTPQLSLYYPLSSFAGSHTDGTVEFNHQLSNPNGGHYGEEAGPSSVATGGSANGMDDNDVVQMASNQFMMPSEDEGILDLARWIN; this comes from the exons ATGGCGGCTGCAGGTAACTCCTTCCTCAACCAGGAGTTAGTGAAGGTGGCCGACGGGGTGTCGGATTGGCACCTTCCGAGCTCTAGCCATGGTGGTACTTGCCACACGAACACTCGTGGTGCTCCAATCACCGTGGGGGTCCCCGACTTAGGGTGCCCTGTTTCTAGCATAGGCATGGCTACGTCAAGCTCTCTAATGCCAAAGGAGGGCCTGACAACCGCTAGTTACAACTCGGTTGTTGCCTTTCCAGTAGGTGCTACGATGGTGCCTCAACAACAGCAGACGCAAGCTGCAGGTAGCAACGACAACCCAGGGTTGGTCAAAGGAGGGTGGACAAGGGAAGAGGATGA AGTTCTTAGGCAAATGGTGAGACACCATGGAGATCGCAAGTGGGCAGAGATTGCAAAGAGCCTCCCAGGTCGGGTTGGGAAGCAGTGCCGCGAGAGATGGACCAACCATCTGCACCCGGACATCAAG AAAGACATCTGGACAGAAGAAGAGGACAGGATGCTGATCGAAGCACACCAAACTTATGGGAACAGCTGGTCGGCGATTGCCAAGCAGCTTCCTGGACGGTCGGAGAACACCATAAAAAACCATTGGAATGCGACCAAGCGAAGCCTGAACTCAAAGCGGCGACTGAGAAAGAAAAACAGCGAGCAAACTGTGCCAGGGCAGCCTTCCCTCCTTGAAAGTTACATCCGTAGCTGCCAGCACATGCTTCCCAGTGAAACTGTACCGCCACCGCCCGCACCATTTGACATCAGCAGGTATGGCAATAGTGGGGTGATAGGTGCAAGTCCAACTCTACCCGTTGTGCAGGAGCCAGGCACCTCCACACCACCAGGATTGGTAATGTTCCTTGATCTACTCAACCAGGCCATACCGCACCCACCGCAGCCAGAGACCATGGACTTGTTCAACATGACACCGGAGGTATCACACCTCAACACTAGTGGATACTGTCTACAGCTCGATGCAGGGGGCAACCTGTATTATGGCCGGCTACCAGCACCAGCACCGGTGCAGCCACATGGGATCAGTACCCAGGAGCTGCAGGATACTCCGCAACTAAGCCTGTACTACCCGCTGTCGTCATTTGCCGGGAGCCACACGGATGGCACTGTGGAGTTCAATCACCAGTTGTCCAACCCGAACGGCGGCCACTATGGCGAGGAGGCAGGCCCAAGTAGCGTCGCCACTGGTGGCAGCGCCAATGGCATGGATGACAATGACGTCGTCCAAATGGCGTCCAACCAGTTTATGATGCCATCTGAGGATGAGGGTATTCTTGACCTGGCCAGGTGGATCAACTGA